ATGTCGTCAAGAGCGGCAAGATCACCAAGACCTTCACGCCGGACGAGCTCAAGGCAATCAAGCTGAAGACGCCCGATCAGTACACCATGATCGGCGTCTCGGTTCCGCAGCTCGATATCCCTCCGAAGACCAACGGCACGGCCAAATACGGCATCGACGTCATGCTGCCGGGCATGGTCTACGGCAAGGTCGTGACGCCGCCGGTGCGCTATGGCGCCACGGTGAAGTCAGTCGACGATGCTGACGCGAAAAAGGTGCCGGGCTTCATCAAGGCCGTCACGCTTGACGACAAAACCGGAAGCACCACGGGCTGGGTAGTGGCGGTGGCCAACACCTATGCCAACGCGCGCAAGGCGGCGGACGCGCTCAAGATCACCTATGATGGCGGTCCGAATGCAAAACTGTCGAGCCAGTCGTTGATTGACGAGGCGAGGCGGCTGCAAGCGCTGGACGATTCCGGGCAGTTCTTCGTCAAGGACGGTGACACCGCGGCGGCATTGGGCACGGCGGCGAAGGTGCTGGAGGCGGAATACACCACCAGCATCAACATCCATGCGCCGCTCGAGCCGATGAACGCCACGGCGCAGCTCCAGGGCGATATCTGGCACATCTATTCCGGCAACCAGTTCGCCACGCGCTCCGGCGCGATCGCGGCGGGGGCGGCCGGGGTCGATCCCAAATTCGTCGTGATGCATCAGATGTGGCTGGGCGGCGGCTTCGGCCGGCGGCTGGACGCCGACATGATGGTCCCCGCGGTGCAGGCGGCGAAAGCCGTAGGCAAGCCGGTCAAGGTCATCTACAGCCGCGAAAACGACATGACCATGGACTATTCGCGCCCGCTGACGTTCCAGAAGGTCAAGGCCGGTCTGGACGCCGACGGCAAGCTGATCGCGCTCAATCACGACGTGGTCAGTGCGTGGCCGACCCAGCGATGGGGAATCCCCGATTTCCTGTCGCCCTCGGTCGACAAGAAGGGTCCGCTGGACGCCTTCACCGTGAACGGTGCGGACTTCTTCTATTCCGTACCCAATCACAATGTCCGCGCGATCAAGAACGAGATGGCGCACAACGCCACCCCGTCTGGCCAGTTACGATCGGTGGCGCCAGGCTGGACCTTCTGGGCGGTCGAAAGCATGATCGACGAACTCGCTCATGCCGCAGGCCAGGATCCAGCGCAGTACCGCATCGCGTTGCTGGACGGCAAAGGCAAGAACGACGGCGGCGCCCAACGCCTGCGCAACACGCTGCTCGCGGCGATGGGCCTGGCCGGCTACGGCACCGGCAAATTGCCGAAAGGCGAGGGCATGGGCGTCGCCTGTGTTTCGTCGCAGGAGCGGGCAACGGCAAGCTGGACCGCATGCGTGGCCCATGTTGCGGTGTCCCCGTCCGGCGAGGTCAAGGTCAAGAAATTGACCGTGGCCACCGATGTCGGCATGCAGGTGCATCCCGACAACATCCGCGCCCAGGTCGAGGGCGCGGCACTGTGGGGCCTTTCGCTCGCCATGTATGAAAAGGCGACGCTGAAGGATGGCGGTATCGAGCAGACTAATTTCGATACCTACACCCCGCTGCGGATGAGCCAGACGCCGGAAGTGGCCGTCAACGTCATCGCCAACGGCGACAAGCCGACCGGCGTCGGCGAGCCGGCGGTAACGGTGATTGCGCCTGCACTCGGCAACGCCATCTTCAACGCCTGCGGCGCGCGCATCCGCTCGTTGCCGATCACGGCAGAAGCGGTGAAGGCAAATATGAAGGCGTAAATCGCCGGAAGCACCGATTAAGAGCGATCCGCCGGAGGCAACGCTTCCGGCGGACTTATTTTGTGAGCCAACATCGTCATGCCCCGCGCAGGCGGGGCATCCAGTACGCCGCGGCTGTGCCATTTTCACAATCGTCACGGCGTACTGGATCATCCGCCTTCGCGGATGATGACGATGGTGGGTACGGTCATGGCGAACCAGATCGCTAAAATTTTAGCGTTCAAGGAAGTCAACGTTCACGATCCCTCTTAAGCCCTGGGGAACTGATTATCCGCTAGTTTCGGTTGCAAGTGGTCAATACCAGGGGTCTGGGGTTTCATGACATCGGTAGCCAACAAGACTTCGACCAAGCGCCGGCTGCTGCTGGCTTCGGATCGGAGCGATCAAAGCAGCGAACTCGCCAGCATTCTGCGATCCGTCGGTCAGGTCGACACCATCGCGACATCTGATATTCCCGACGCGCCGGAGCGCGACCTGGCGGGCATCGTGGTCGACATCAACCTGCGCTCCGCCGAGAGCGTTCAGCTGGTGCGCAACAAGCTGCGCGCCGAGGCCTATCGCGAAATGCCGCGGCTGTTCGTGCTGGCGGACGCGTTGCATCACGGATCGATGCAGGCCTGGGCGCTCGGCGCCACCGACACCATCGCGCGGCCGTTCGATGCGCAAGGTATCCTGCAGCGGATTCGCGCCGCGTTCCCGGACACCGATGGATTTGACGAGACCGATCGCGGCAAGGTCCTGAACCGGGGTGTCGAGGCGGCGCATACCGTCATGGTCAAGATCTTCGAAAAGCTTCCAGCCGGCGTTCCCCTGAAATTCAGCGACATCGTCGAGGCAGAGAACAAGATTCTCAAGGCGATCAGGCATTCGTCCCTGCGCGAATGGCTGACGACGGTCGGTTGCCATCACGCCGGCAGCTACCGCCATTGTCTCTTCGTCACCGGCTTTGCGGTCGCCTACGCGCAGCATCTCGGCATGCGCGAGGACGACCAGCGCCGCCTGGCCCGTGCCGCGCTGTTGCACGACGTCGGCAAGGCGTTCATTCCGGTGGCGATCCTGGACAAGCCGGGCCCGTTGATGCTCGAAGAGATGGAAGAGATGCGCCAGCATCCGCGCCGCGGCTATGACGCGCTGGCCGCGCAAGGCGGTTTCCCGCCCGAAATGCTCGACGTGGTGCTTCACCACCACGAGTTCCTCGACGGCACCGGCTATCCCGACGGCCTGAACGGCAAGCAGATCAGCGACATCGTCAGGCTGACCACGATCGTGGATATCTACGCGGCCCTGGTCGAGAAGCGTGCCTACCGGCTGCAGTTCACCCACGCCCGTGCCTTTGGCATGATGGAAGAAATGGGCGATAAGCTCGACCAGCATTTGCTGCACGCCTTCCGCCCGGTGGCGTTCGGGTATTATTGATTTTCGTTTTGTCATTCCGGGGCAACGCGCAGCGTTGAACCCGGAATCTCGAGATTCCGGGTTCGATGCTTCGCATCGCCCCGGAATGACAGGGCCGGCGTTAGCCTCTCAACGCAAGCTGCCCGCCTTGCAACTGCCTAACTATCGTTGATCATCAGCGCACCTTGCGCAGGTGACATAGGCAGGCAGCACCCATGGATACCATCGTCGATCCAACTGCGGGTACAGACATCCCCGCCGACATTGCGGCCACGCTCGTCAATCCGGCTGCCTATGCCGACCACCGTATCCATGACAGTTACCGCTGGCTGCGCGCCAACAACCCGCTCGGGATCGCGCGGCCCGAGAAGTTCGACCCGTTCTGGGTCGTGACAAAACACGCGCATATCCAGGCCGTCAGCCGCCAGAACGAGCTGTTCCACAACGCCGATCGCCCGACCACGCTGACGAACCAGGCGGTGGAAGAGCGCGTCCGCAAGATCACGGGCGGTCCAAATCTGGTTCGCTCACTGGTGCAGATGGATGCGCCCGATCATCCAAAATACCGCGCGCTGACGCAGGGCTGGTTCATGCCGGCCAATCTCGGAAAGTTCGAGGCGCGCGTGCGCGAGATCGCGCGGGCCACGGTGCAGCGCATGCTTGACAAGGGTGGCGCGTGCGATTTCGTCGAAGACGTCGCCCTCGGCTATCCCCTGCACGTCATCATGGAAATTCTCGGCGTGCCCGAAAAGGACGAGCCGCGAATGCTCAAGCTGACGCAGGAACTGTTCGGACCGCAGGATCCCGATACGGCGCGGATCAGGGAACAGCTCACGGCGGAGCAGTTCTCCGGGATGATGCAGTCGGTGGTCGCTGATTTCGGTGCCTATTTCCGGGGCATCACCGAGGACCGGCGCCGCAACCCGCGCGACGATCTCGCCACCGTCATCGCCAATGCCAAAATCGGCGGCGACTACATGCCGGATCACGACGCGACCAGCTACTACATGATCGTCGCCACCGCCGGCCACGACACCACGTCCTCCTCGACCGCGGGCGCGATCTGGGCGCTGGCGGAAGATCCCGCACAATTTGAAAAGGTGAAGGCCAATCCCGAGTTGATCCCGGGGCTGGTCGACGAGGCGATCCGCTGGATGACCCCGGTCAAGCATTTCATGCGTTCGGCCACGTCGGATACCGAACTCGGAGGCCGAAAAATTGCAAAAGGCGACTGGCTGATGCTGTGCTACGCGTCCGGCAATCGCGACGAGGACGTGTTCGAGGAGCCATACAAGTTTCGCTGCGACCGCAAGCCGAACCGCCACGTCGCTTTCGGCTATGGCGCGCATCTCTGCCTCGGGCAGTATCTGGCGAAACTGGAGATGCGGATCCTGTTCGAGGAACTGCTGCCGCGGCTGAAGTCGATCGCCCTCGACGGCGAGGTCAAGATGACGCAGGCCTATTTTGTAAATGGCCCTAAAAAGCTGCCGATAAGGTTCGAGGTGAATTGACCCTTTCGCGTCATTCCGGGGCGATGCGAAGCATCGAACCCGGAATCTCGAGGTTCCGGGTTCAACGCTGCGCGTTGCCCCGGAACGACAAGTCACCACCGCACCCTGCGCCGCATACGCTAGCGCGCCCCGGCAAATGGTGGTGCCGCATACACCACCTTGCCGCCGACCATCGTCAGCACCGATTTGATCTTGCCGATCTCTTTCACGGGCGCCGTCATGTAGTCCGCCGACAGCACCGCGAGGTCGGCGAATTTTCCGGCCTCCAGCGTGCCGCGCTTGTCGTCGTCGTTTGCCATGAAAGCGGTGTTGCGGGTGTACATCTCCAGCGCCTGGCGGCGGCTCGGCGTTTCGTCGTCGCCGCGGGTCTTGGTGCCGCCGATCGTGGTGCCGTCGAGATACCATTGCAGCGACACGAAGGGATTGTAGGACGATACGCGATGCGCGTCTGTGCCGCCGCCGACCACGAGCCCGAGCTTCATCGCGGTGGCGATCCGCGGCATCGCCTTGGCCTGTTCGACGCCGACTTCCTTCTGCAGCCGCTCGCCGCCGAAATAGAGCCCATCCTGCACGCCCCAGACCAGGCCGAGCGACTTCATCCGCTTCAAGCTGTCTTCGGAGGCGTTGTAGAGATGCAGCACAGCCCAACGCAGGTCGCGCACCGGAAAATCCTTGTTGATGTCCTCGACCACGTCGAGCAGGTCGTGGACGGTGCGGTCCGGGTTCCAGTGCAGCTGGATGGTGTAGCGCTTTGACGCCGCCCAGCGCAGCAGCTCGGCAAGCTTCGCCTTGCCGTCGGGCGTGATGTCACCGTCGGTCCAGTCGGCCCAGATCAGGATTTCGCCGGGGCCGTTGAAGTGCAGCATCGCGTCGCCGAATCCCGGTGGCGAGAGTTGCGTCAGGTTTTGCAGGTCGGCGAGCTCGCTGCCGGGCTTTGGCGCGCAGAGGTGATAGGCGATGCGCACGGTCAGCTGCTTGTCCTGCCACAGCCGGAATACTGCCTGGTAGCTCGCGGGATACATGCTGACGCCACCGCCGTCGACGATGCCGGTAATGCCAAGACTGTTCATCTCGCTGAAGAATTTTTTGGAACCATCGATCTGCTGCTCCATGGTCGGTTTTGGCAGCTTGTCGAATATTTTGCCGAGCGCGGCGCCGCCGGCGTCGATGATGCCGGTCGGCTTGTTGTCGCTATCGCGCGCGAGCTTGCCGCCGGGCGCCACATCGCTGTCGTCGCGGATGTTGAGCGCCTCCATCGCCTTCGGCGACAGCAGCAGCCAGTCATAGAGATGCTGAATGTAGACGGGATTGTCGGGCGCAGCCGCTGCGATCTCCGCCGGTGTCGGCCGGCGCTTCTCGGCAAACTGTTCCTCGGTCCAGCCGCCGGCGATGACGATCCAGGATCCGGGCTTCTGCGCCTTTGCAGCCTGGCTTATCTTCTCCAGCGCGTCTTTCAGCGCGGGTACGCCGATCCAGTTCACCTCGGTGCCGAAGGTCAGCGCGGCGCGAATGCCGTGGATGTGCCCGTCGGTGAGCCCGGGGATCACGGTGCGGCCACCGAGATCGATCAGTTTTGCGGCCTTGCCGGCGAGCTTCTTCATCGCTGCGGAGGTGCCGGTGGCGAGGATCTTGCCGTCGGTAATCGCCGCCGCCTGCTGCGTGGAGAAATCCTTGTCGACGGTGAGGATTTTGCCGTTAAAGAGGATTGTGTCCGCGGTTTGGGCAAACGCGGTGCTGATCGGCGATGTCGCGATGATAACAGCGGCAAAATAGCAAGAAAGCCTTGCAGAATTCGACCTTAGCCCCGGCATGACGCGCTCCCCTGTGATTCTCTTATGTTGCTCTTCTGCTCTCCCCGTCATTGCCTGCGAACAAGCGCGAAGCGCTTGCGCAAGGGAGCGAAGCGACGAAGCAATCCATACTTCCACTTGCGGAGCGATGGATTGCTTCGCTTCGCTCGCAATGACGGACCAATTCACCCCAGCATCTTTCTCAACTCCGCCTTTGCCACCTTCTCCAACGTCGAGCGCGGCATGTCGTCGACCAAGTGAATTTCGCGCGGTACCTTGAAGTCCGCCAGCCCTTTGCGGCAGGCGGCCATCACGGTGTCATGCAGGTCGGCCGGTGCGCCGGCGACGCCGGCCTGCGGAATGATGAACACGACGGGCACTTCATCCAGCATCGGATGCTTCTTTGCCACCACGGCGGCCTCTCGCACGCCGGGCACGGCCGCGATCACCTGCTCGATTTCGGAGGCCGCGACATTCTCGCCGCCGACCTTGAGCATGTCCTTGGTGCGGTCGCCGAATTTAATGAAGCCGTTCTCCAGCAGCGTGACGCGGTCGCCGGTGATGAAATAGCCGTGCTCGTCAAAGCTTTCGCGGGTGGCCTTTTCGTTGTGCAGATATTCTGAAAACAACGAGAGGCCGGGGATGCCCTTGATCAGGAGATTGCCGGTGCCGCCGACGGGCGTAGGCCGGCCGTCGTCTTCGACGATGCGGATCTGATATTCCGGCGCGGCGCGCCCGATCGACATCGGCGTGTTGGGCTGGTCGACCTCGCCGACGATGCCGTGGGTGATGGTTTCGGTCATGCCCCACCAGCCGATCGTCTTGACGCCGAAGGCGGCAAAGGGCGGCGGCTCGGATACCGCGGTGCCCCAGAGCCGGAATTTGTGACTCTTCGGAATCTCGTGTTCCAGCAGCGCCTTCATGCAGAAGGGGATCGTCGAGGTCCAGGTGCAGTTGTGCTCCAGCGCGACGTTCCAGAAGCGGCTCGCGGAAAATCGCGGCTGGATCACGCAGGAGCCGCCGACCCACAGCGTCGCCAGCATCGAATAGGCCAGCGCGTTGGTATGAAACAGCGGCAGATAAGTCTGGTGCACGTCATCAGCGTGCAAGTCCTCATGCGCGGCGTTGATCTTGGCGCCCCACAGCGCGTTGGCATGCGTCCACAGCACCGCCTTCGGCCGCGACGTGGTGCCCGAAGTGTATTGAACGCTGCACGGCGCGAGCGGGTCGGTGGCGCGGCGCGGCCGGTCGGCGCTGTCGGCGAAAAGTGACTCAAAACTGTCACCGCGCGGCGCGTCTTGCGCAGGCTTAGCTCCAGCATCATGCGAGATCACGGCGATCCAGCGCAGACCGCTGCAATTGGCCGAGATCAGCTCGGCGTATGCCGGCTGGGTGATGGCGGCGACCGCGCCGCAATGGCCGGCGAAATATTCCATCTCGGCTGCCGCCGAGCGGGTGTTGGTGGTGACCGCGATCGCGCCGAGTTCGACACAGGCAAACCAGGCCAGGACAGCCTCGATGCAATTATCGAGATGGATCAGCACATATTCGCCCGGCTTGATGCCGCGTTTGATGAGGCCGGCGGAAAGCGCGCCGACGCGCTCGTGAAATTCGCCGTAGGACCAGCTGTGCGCAGGAGCCTCGAACGGCGCCCAGATCAGGAACGGATGATTGCGGCGGCTCTCGGCGCGCATCCGCAGCAGCCACGGCACGTCGAGCCCTGCGAATGGCCCGACAATGCCTGGCGCTGCTTGCGAAAGTGGCATGAAATTCCTCCCGTGCAGCTTCGATTGGCTGCCTTGGTTTTACTTGGGAGTAGTTCTGCCATCGGATGGCGCAATGGGCAAATGCACAGTTGCTAGTGCGTCATTCCGGGGGGATGCGAAGCATCGAACCCGGAATCTCGAGATTCCGGGTCTGGTGCTAGCGCACCATCCCGGAATGACGAACGACAAATCGTCGCTTCGCTCGCAACGAGGGAGTAGCGCTTAACCCCTGCCATCCTCATACGACGAAATCTCGATCAAGCTGCCATCGGGATCCCGGCAATAGACCGATCGCAGCGAGCCGCGGGCGCCTTGCTTGGCCACGGGGCCTTCCTCGATTCTGACGCCGTTGGCCTTCAGGTGCGCCACCACCTCGTCCGGCGTGCTTGACGTCAGAAAGCACAGATCGTCGCTCCCTGCGGTTTCGTGGTCGGCGGTGAACCACTCGACCTTGTCGGCACCGCGCGGCCGCACGTTGATCTTCTGGTTGCCAAACACCAGCGAGGTCCGTGGCGTTTTACCCGGGCCCGGGTCGAACACCTTGACCTCCATGCCGAGAATCTTCCGGTACCACTCGGTGGAACGCGCCACGTCGGACACATTGATCACGAGATGGTCGAGCGCGTTAACCCTGACGGACATGCCTTATCCTTTCGTCGCGGGCGCTGGCGCCTGTGTCGCACTGGCCGCACCTGACTTTGTTTGTTACAACGCGGGCCGCGTTCGGTTCAATAGTGCCGCGCCTCAATAGAAACGGACTGGGCTCTGAATCCCGGCCTCCAAGGAGAAGTTTTATGATTTCACGTCGCACCGCGATTTGTCTGGCCATGATCGGCCTTTCCACGGCCGCTTCTATCGGCAGCGTTTCGGCGGCGGATTATCCGACCCGACCGGTGAAATGGGTCGTCGGATATCCGCCGGGCGGCGCGACCGACATCATCGCGCGACTGATCGGCCAGCGGCTCTCCGAGCGGCTCGGCCAGCAATTCGTGATAGAGAACAAGCCCGGCGCCGGCAACAATATCGCCACGGAATCCGTCATCAACGCCGAGCCCGATGGTTACACGGTGCTGCTGGTCAATCCGGCGAACTACATCAACGCCACGCTCTACGCCAATCTGAAGTTCAACCTCGTCCGCGACATCGCGCCGATCGCGGCGTTCAACCGCGTGCCGAACGTGATGACGGTCAACAAGGATGTGCCGGCGAAGACGGTCGCCGAGTTCATCGCCTATGTGAAGGCCAATCCCGGCAAGGTGAACCTGGCGTCGTCGGGCAACGGCACCTCCGTGCATCTCTCCGGCGAAATGTTCATGGCGATGTCGGGCGCCAAGATGCAGCACGTGCCCTATCGTGGCGCAGCACCCGCGATCACCGATCTGCTCGGTGGCCAGGTCCAGGTGATCTTCGACAACATGCCCTCCATCCTCCAGCACGTCCGCGCCGGCTCGTTGCGGGCGCTGGCCGTCACCACCACGGCGAAATCGTCGCTGTTGCCTGACGTGCCGGTGCTCGCCGACACCATCCCGGGCTACGAGGCGAGCGCGCTGTTCGGCATGGGGGCGCCAAAGAACACCCCAAAGGAAATCATCGCCAAGCTGAACAAGGAGATCAACGAGGTACTCGCCGAGCCCGGGATCAAGGCCAAACTGGTCGATCTCGGCGGCGAACCGCTGATCGGCACGCCGGAAGCGTTCGGCGCGATGATTGTGGCCGAAACCGACAAATGGAAGAAGGTCATCGAGGAAGCCAAGGTCGAAAAGGTGCAGTGATCTACCTCACGGAACATTGGCCCCGTCGCGGTGTTTTATCGAAAAGGCGGCTTTTGCGTCACGTGAAGGAGATCGAAGATGCGCAATGCAATGTTAGCGATATTGGCGCTGTCGGCGGCGACAGTCGGCACGATGGCGGGCAGTTCGCCGGCGGCAGCGTACGATTATCCCTACTGCCTCCAGGGCCGGGGCATCGGCATCCCCGGCGACTGCTCGTACACCAGCTACAACCAGTGCATGGCGTCGGCGTCCGGACGGGCGCTCTACTGCAATGTCAATCCGCGCGTTGCCTTCGGACAGCAGCGGCGGATGCGGGTTTACCGGGATTACTGATCGGGGCCCGCGAATCCTTCCCGGGATGGCCGGACTGAGGCGCGAATTTGCGCTTGATGATCCGGCCATCCGAACTTCCGTCGTCACAACTCTCAAATACGTGATGCAGGCGCGGGCTTGACGGCATTTCGTTTGCCTCTATACTAAACCATATGGTTAAGCTTCAAGAAGAGATCCTGGACCGCACCTTTGCCGCGCTGTCCGATCCGACGCGCCGCGCGCTGCTGGCGCGGCTCGGCGACCGCGAAAGCCTGTCAGTCAGCGAACTGGCGCAACCGTTCTCGATGTCGCTGCCCGCGATCATGAAGCATCTCGACGTGCTGTCGGACGCCGGCCTGATCGCACGCGAAAAGACCGGCCGCACGGTCGCGTGCCGGTTGACCGCTCAGCCGATGGAGCAGGCGATGGAGTGGCTCAATCGCTACCAGCGCTTCTGGTCCGACGCTCTCGACCGCCTTGCCGCTTTTGTGGAGGAAGACCCATGGCCGCCCAGTCAAGCCCTATCAAGTCAAGCGCCCGCGATGCCGAGCCCGCCGAGCGCCCCAGTCTCACGCTCAAGCGCCGATTCAACGCGGCGCCCGAAAAAGTCTACGCCGCGTGGGCCGACCCGCAAAAGCTAGTGCAATGGTTCGGGCCCGGATCGATCGAGGAGGGCTCGGTCAAGGCCGATATCGATCTGCGCGTTGGCGGCCGCTACCGCATCAGTTTTAACGCCAAGGGCACCTATAACGAGGTCGGCGGCGTCTATCGCGAGGTCGTTCCGAACCAGCGACTGGTGTTCAGCTGGGCGTGGCATTCCACGCCGGAGCGGGAATCGCTGGTGACGATTTCGATGAAGCCGGAAGGCAGCGGCACACTGCTCACCTTCCTTCACGAACAGTTCGCCGATGCGACAGCGCGCGACAATCATGAGCGCGGATGGATGGAACTGTTCGCCAAACTCGAAAGCTACCTGGCCTGAACCAAGGAGCCGCTCATGCAACCGCACGCCATCGTCTCCCGCGAGGAATGGATCGCCGCCCGCAAGGCCCACCTTGCGCATGAGAAGGAATACACCAAGGCGCGCGAGCGCCTGGCCGAGGAACGCCGTGCGCTGCCATGGGTCAAGGTCGACAAGGATTACGTGTTCGACGGGCCTGATGGAAAGGCGTCGCTGGCCGACCTTTTCAAGGGACGCAGCCAGCTCGTGGTTCAGCACGTCATGTTTGCGCCCGACTGGAACGAGGCCTGCAAGAGCTGCTCGTTCTGGGCCGACGGATTCGAGCGCATGGTCTCGCATCTGGCCGCCCGCGACACCACGATGGTCGCGATCTCGCGCGCGCCGCTGCAAAAGCTCGCCGCGTTCAAGCAGCGGATGGGTTGGACGTTTGATTGGCTGTCGTCCGGCAGCAACGCGTTCAATTACGACTACGGCGTTTCGTTCACACCGGAGCAGATCAAGCGAGGCGATAACTACAATTTCGGAACCACGCGCTTTGGCAGCGAGGAAGCGCCCGGAATCAGCGTGTTCTATCGCGATGAGGCCGGGAACATCTTCCACACCTATTCCTGTTTCGCGCGCGGTCTCGACATGATGAATGCCGCCTACCACTATCTCGACCTGACCCCGCTCGGGCGTCATGAGGAAGGCCTGCCCTATCCGATGGACTGGGTGCGGCTACGTGACCAATACCAGCCCGGCGCCGGTTCAGGCGTCCTGTTGTCATGGCTAGTTGTCATTAGCGCGCTGCATTCTCAGCCGTCATTCCGGGATGGTCCGAAGGACCAGACCCGGAATCTCGAGATTCTCTGGTGCGCAATTGCGCACCATAGTTCGATGCTTCGCATCGCCCCGGAATGACGGAATCCGTTCGCAATGACTGAAAGTAACGGAGAGCACTACGATGCCTTATGTCGATGGCTTCATCGTCGCCGTTCCGAAGAAAAAGCTCGAAGCTTACGTCCGCCTTTCAAAGAAGTGCGGCAAGGTCTGGCGCGAATACGGCGCGCTGGATTACCGCGAATGGATCGCCGATGACGTCAAGGTCGGCAAGCTCACCTCGTTCCCGCGCAGCGTCAAGCTGAAGCCGGGCGAAACGGTCGTGTTCGCCTGGATCACCTACAAGTCCCGCGCCCAGCGCGACAAGATCAACGCCAAGGTGATGGCGGACCCGCGGCTCAAAGAGATGACAGAAGGGCCGCCGCCGTTCGACGGCAAGCGGCTGATCTATGGCGGCTTCGAAAGCCTGGTGAAGGTGTAGCTCGCCACAGGTTTTGCGTTTCGCAGAATGCCGCGCGGCGGAATTGTCGTCGCATGAATCGCCGTGTTCTGCTGCACGCGATCGCTGCAGCTCGAGCGCGAATCCGCG
This portion of the Bradyrhizobium sp. AZCC 2262 genome encodes:
- a CDS encoding Bug family tripartite tricarboxylate transporter substrate binding protein, with translation MISRRTAICLAMIGLSTAASIGSVSAADYPTRPVKWVVGYPPGGATDIIARLIGQRLSERLGQQFVIENKPGAGNNIATESVINAEPDGYTVLLVNPANYINATLYANLKFNLVRDIAPIAAFNRVPNVMTVNKDVPAKTVAEFIAYVKANPGKVNLASSGNGTSVHLSGEMFMAMSGAKMQHVPYRGAAPAITDLLGGQVQVIFDNMPSILQHVRAGSLRALAVTTTAKSSLLPDVPVLADTIPGYEASALFGMGAPKNTPKEIIAKLNKEINEVLAEPGIKAKLVDLGGEPLIGTPEAFGAMIVAETDKWKKVIEEAKVEKVQ
- a CDS encoding DUF3551 domain-containing protein, which encodes MRNAMLAILALSAATVGTMAGSSPAAAYDYPYCLQGRGIGIPGDCSYTSYNQCMASASGRALYCNVNPRVAFGQQRRMRVYRDY
- a CDS encoding ArsR/SmtB family transcription factor; translated protein: MVKLQEEILDRTFAALSDPTRRALLARLGDRESLSVSELAQPFSMSLPAIMKHLDVLSDAGLIAREKTGRTVACRLTAQPMEQAMEWLNRYQRFWSDALDRLAAFVEEDPWPPSQALSSQAPAMPSPPSAPVSRSSADSTRRPKKSTPRGPTRKS
- a CDS encoding SRPBCC family protein, with the translated sequence MQWFGPGSIEEGSVKADIDLRVGGRYRISFNAKGTYNEVGGVYREVVPNQRLVFSWAWHSTPERESLVTISMKPEGSGTLLTFLHEQFADATARDNHERGWMELFAKLESYLA
- a CDS encoding DUF899 domain-containing protein, which translates into the protein MQPHAIVSREEWIAARKAHLAHEKEYTKARERLAEERRALPWVKVDKDYVFDGPDGKASLADLFKGRSQLVVQHVMFAPDWNEACKSCSFWADGFERMVSHLAARDTTMVAISRAPLQKLAAFKQRMGWTFDWLSSGSNAFNYDYGVSFTPEQIKRGDNYNFGTTRFGSEEAPGISVFYRDEAGNIFHTYSCFARGLDMMNAAYHYLDLTPLGRHEEGLPYPMDWVRLRDQYQPGAGSGVLLSWLVVISALHSQPSFRDGPKDQTRNLEILWCAIAHHSSMLRIAPE
- a CDS encoding DUF1428 domain-containing protein, which gives rise to MPYVDGFIVAVPKKKLEAYVRLSKKCGKVWREYGALDYREWIADDVKVGKLTSFPRSVKLKPGETVVFAWITYKSRAQRDKINAKVMADPRLKEMTEGPPPFDGKRLIYGGFESLVKV